The following nucleotide sequence is from Halobacillus mangrovi.
AGGAAAGCCTGACAAGTAAACAATTTACCTTCCGCTGTCAAAGGAGTCGTAGAAAAAATAAAATCGTAATCCAATTCATATTCCATATACTCTCGTACAGATAGAGAGTCTAGAAAAACAAACTCGGGGAATAATTCTTTCAACTGGTTGAAAAGCAGTCTTGAAACAGATACCCCTTGAGGACAAACAACAATGGCTTTTACTTTCTTTTCAATGCTTTCCCCTTGTCTGGTCATCCACCCACCAATTAACATGGTCACATAGATGATTTCATTTTCTGGTATTTTTTGTCCGATATAGTCTTCCAGCGGGCTATCGATCTTATAACAAGATGGTGGACCTCTTTTAGTTCTCTCGTAATCGAATCTTGTATGGGCTGAGCTTCTGTAAGCTCGTATTTGATCCTATAGTATGCCGGACGAAGATGCTGAAAGAGCTTTTCTACCAATTGCTCTCTGTCTTGAAAATAGATACACGCACTTCTTTCAAAAGTTGGAGCATCTGCTTAACTGCTGGTACCATTTCTCCCATTGACTCTTCTTCTGAAAGGTCCTCTGAACGATAAACGTTAGTCGTCAGGAGATGGAGGGTGATGAACAACCTCTCCTTTTCAGGGATGTTCATGGTCTGAAGAATTTCTTCGGTTGCTTGAAATTCCTTTGTATTAGATACATCCTCATGCTTAACTGCAAAAGTTGAAATGACAAATCCTTTTTCTATTCTTCTTAAAAATAAGTAAGAATATAAGGCATCGTTTCTATCTTTTCATCTGTAAATTGAATATTAAGCTTGTCTTCAAATCTCTCATCAGTTGAGTAAATTGTGTTAGTTCATCTGAAGATAAAGATGCTAATTCCTTCACCTTTTCAGACCCGCTACGCATCGGAAAGTAATTCATAAATGACTCTGATGAGTACTCTCCGAACTTGAAATTCTTTACCTTCCAGTAAATAGCCTGATTTCCTCGAGTATTTGATGGTCAAGTTATACTCATCTAGAAACGCCTGAGCTTGCTTTAAATCATGAAGAATTGTATTTTTACTAAAATCCAACTCAAACGTAAAGTGATTCAAGGAAAGTTCCTCTCTGCTGATGAGCATTAAATAATCAAATAGGTCCTTTGTCTCTCTGATAAAACAGGTGTACTTACTGAT
It contains:
- a CDS encoding PTS sugar transporter subunit IIB, with translation MTRQGESIEKKVKAIVVCPQGVSVSRLLFNQLKELFPEFVFLDSLSVREYMEYELDYDFIFSTTPLTAEGKLFTCQAFLDQEDRLRLRKQVMMEVQDIF
- a CDS encoding helix-turn-helix domain-containing protein, whose product is MNHFTFELDFSKNTILHDLKQAQAFLDEYNLTIKYSRKSGYLLEGKEFQVRRVLIRVIYELLSDA
- a CDS encoding PRD domain-containing protein, which translates into the protein MVEKLFQHLRPAYYRIKYELTEAQPIQDSITRELKEVHHLVIRSIARWKTISDKKYQKMKSSM